A DNA window from Gigantopelta aegis isolate Gae_Host chromosome 4, Gae_host_genome, whole genome shotgun sequence contains the following coding sequences:
- the LOC121372612 gene encoding A disintegrin and metalloproteinase with thrombospondin motifs 20-like — MEVDQNDNAFATLEGYKIPYAVAIDCYTSHDDGQPRCGGPRGTCTVGLRGTGFAVSRNVTWKTFGYKAYMIENEYFERSVIKLRCGGWRGGCEPAGPFILDFDSNEDVPINSATKPICLRQN; from the exons ATGGAGGTTGACCAGAATGACAATGCATTTGCTACGTTGGAAGGTTACAAAATCCCATACGCCGTGGCCATTGACTGCTACACTTCGCATGATGATGGGCAACCACGCTGTGGGGGACCCAGAGGCACGTGTACAGTGGGTCTCAGGGGCACGGGCTTTGCTGTGTCTCGAAAT GTGACGTGGAAAACGTTTGGATACAAGGCATATATGAtcgaaaatgaatattttgaAAGGTCAGTCATTAAACTAAGATGTGGAGGATGGCGAGGAGGCTGTGAACCTGCGGGTCCATTTATTCTGGATTTTGACAGTAATGAAG ATGTGCCTATAAACAGTGCTACCAAACCCATTTGTCTAAGACAAAACTAA